A window of Primulina tabacum isolate GXHZ01 chromosome 4, ASM2559414v2, whole genome shotgun sequence contains these coding sequences:
- the LOC142542779 gene encoding LOW QUALITY PROTEIN: early nodulin-like protein 8 (The sequence of the model RefSeq protein was modified relative to this genomic sequence to represent the inferred CDS: deleted 1 base in 1 codon), whose protein sequence is MANLTKPPRFISFLYCSLIFLASIQIKVLCETYKVGDLDSWGIPTSSNPEIYNRWSKYHNLTMGDSLFFLYPPSRDSVIQVRDIESYSSCNLKYPILHMNDGNSLFNVTKPGNFYFISGVEGHCQKSQKLHIFVYGNGSYPVSSAPGPDSAAAAPSYPTVSGSIPVQASALSCFKIPVFMISATIISCYML, encoded by the exons ATGGCTAATCTCACAAAACCTCCAAGATTCATTAGTTTCTTGTATTGTTCCCTTATTTTTCTCGCATCAATCCAAATAAAAGTGTTGTGTGAAACCTACAAAGTTGGAGATTTAGATTCATGGGGGATACCCACTTCTTCAAATCCAGAAATCTACAACAGATGGTCAAAATATCACAATCTCACGATGGGAGACTCCCTCT TTTTCTTGTACCCTCCGAGTCGAGATTCGGTCATCCAAGTCAGAGATATTGAATCCTACTCTAGCTGCAATCTGAAATATCCAATCTTGCACATGAACGATGGCAACTCTTTGTTCAAC GTCACCAAGCCTGGAAATTTTTACTTCATCAGTGGAGTTGAAGGGCACTGTCAAAAATCACAGAAGCTTCACATTTTTGTATACGGGAATGGATCTTATCCAGTTTCATCAGCGCCGGGACCTGATTCTGCTGCTGCCGCTCCCTCCTATCCTACTGTTTCTGGCTCCATTCCAGTCCAGGCTTCTGCTTTGTCCTGCTTCAAGATTCCTGTGTTCATGATTTCTGCTACAATTATTTCTTGTTATATGCTCtaa